In Halobacterium noricense, the genomic stretch TCTGGGGCGGCGGGCTTGATTTCTTTGCTGGCGAATTCTCGGGCCTGTTGTTTGATAGCTCTAGCTTCTGCTGGTACCGAATTTTCGGAAAGTAGCTCCATACGTGGTGTCTCTGCGCTTGCCACTAATATTCTCGGTTGGCGGTAGCTCTGGGTACTGTCATCTGCTCGCTTGCCGAGCAACGATTCGTCCAATCTGCGATTGTAGGGTCATCATGATGGTTCCGCATCCGTCTGCTGATTCTCAATCAGGGGGCGATCGGTGAGTCGGAGGGAATTATTAAGTAGGCGGTTCTCATTACAGCAGCTATGACGGGGTTAGAGCGGATCGACCATGCAAAGCTGCATGTACAGGACTTGGATACAGCCGTTGACTTCTATACGAGCGCGATGGGGCTCGTAGAGCTGAGTCGTCGTAACAGGACAGCGTATCTCAGTACGGGCCTCGAAGGATCCTTCGACCTTGCTGTCGCTGAAGGTGGCACTGGTGTCGAGCACGTTGCACTGCGTGCAACTAACGAAGCCGTCGTGAATCAATTTGCCGAGCGGTTGTCTTCGCACGATCTCGATATTACTCGTACCGGGGGCACTGGGCCGGGCATCCAGGAGAGTGTTCGATTCAAGTTACCATCGGGAGTACCGGTTGAGATTGTCTCGATCGAAGAACCGGAATATTCGCATGCTGACGTTTCGGATTTGGGGCGGGCAGGCCATGCGCCTTCTGCGATCGACCACATTCAGTTCTTCACGCCCGACCTCCCGGCAGATCTATCCTTCCTGCGCGACACTGTCGGTCTGGCTGTCTCGGATATCGCCGGCCCTCGTGACGACCCAGAAATCGCCTTCACACGCTGTAACACTTTCCACCACGATATCGCCCTGAAGGCGAAACCGGAGCTATCCCACACTAGTCTCCATCACTTCGCATGGGGCTTCGACAGTCTCGAACACATGAAGGTGTTCCTAGATACGGTCACAAATCGTGGAAGTGAATTTGAACGGGGAATTGGCCGGCATTTTGCTGGGAACAATCTCTACGCATATATCTGGGAACCTGGCGGAAACCGGTTCGAGCTGTGTGCGGAGATGGCGGCTGTCCGGACGGAAACGGTGAATCACGTCGAGGACTACGAGAGCGCCACGACAGCTTGGGGGCCGTCTGCACCACCGTCCTTCGAAACCGGCTCTGGGTTAGTGCGTTCTGACGACGATTCGGCTATAGACAACTGAATACGCGTGTTGACGTTCACGGGGATGATTCGTGCTCCACGGTGCGTCTAAGATATCCGGACGACTTATTGTGGAGCGGGCGCACTACTGTGAGTAATGGGGAACGACACGCCGCCAATCAAGTCCGTGCAACGGGCCTTCAGAGTATTTCACGCACTCTGGGAGCTACAGAGCGCTGGCCCATCTGAATTGGCCTCATATCTCGATCTCTCGAAGAGTACAGCTCACGTGTATCTCCGATCTCTTGAGGAAACCGGCTACGTCGTGAACCACAACGGTGAGTACGAACTCAGCTACCAGTTCTTGACTGTTGGCTCACAGCTGAAGTACCGGAACCGGCTGTTTCAGGTTTCTGAAGCGGAGATGAACCAACTCGCTCGTGACACTGGAGAACTGGTGACGTTGGTCATCGAGCAGGCCGGAGAGTCTGTGCTCATCCATCAGGAACACGGAGATCAAGCTCTGGAACTGGGGATGTATCCTGGACTCACGATTCCACTTCACTCGCACGCGTCCGGGAAGCTATTCTTGACACATATGTCTGAGGAGCGGCGGGAGGAGGTTTTCGATCGGCATGGGCTTGAGCCAGTGACAGAAGCGACGATTACGGATCGGAATACACTCTTGGCCGAACTAGAACAGATTCGGGACGCTGGATACGCGTATGATTGGGATCAGCAGGTCCGTGGAATGGGTGTCATCGCGCAACCGATTGTCGTAGAGGACGAACTTGAAGGAGTACTCTCCGTCGCCTGTCCAACAGGCCGCTTACAGGAGGAGAAGTATCGGGACGAGTTACGGCAGAAACTTCAGGGTGCTGTCGATACGATTAGTATCAAGTTCCAGTACGGCAACTAGGTGCCATTTCGAGTTGGTC encodes the following:
- a CDS encoding IclR family transcriptional regulator; its protein translation is MGNDTPPIKSVQRAFRVFHALWELQSAGPSELASYLDLSKSTAHVYLRSLEETGYVVNHNGEYELSYQFLTVGSQLKYRNRLFQVSEAEMNQLARDTGELVTLVIEQAGESVLIHQEHGDQALELGMYPGLTIPLHSHASGKLFLTHMSEERREEVFDRHGLEPVTEATITDRNTLLAELEQIRDAGYAYDWDQQVRGMGVIAQPIVVEDELEGVLSVACPTGRLQEEKYRDELRQKLQGAVDTISIKFQYGN
- a CDS encoding VOC family protein, which codes for MTGLERIDHAKLHVQDLDTAVDFYTSAMGLVELSRRNRTAYLSTGLEGSFDLAVAEGGTGVEHVALRATNEAVVNQFAERLSSHDLDITRTGGTGPGIQESVRFKLPSGVPVEIVSIEEPEYSHADVSDLGRAGHAPSAIDHIQFFTPDLPADLSFLRDTVGLAVSDIAGPRDDPEIAFTRCNTFHHDIALKAKPELSHTSLHHFAWGFDSLEHMKVFLDTVTNRGSEFERGIGRHFAGNNLYAYIWEPGGNRFELCAEMAAVRTETVNHVEDYESATTAWGPSAPPSFETGSGLVRSDDDSAIDN